The Gammaproteobacteria bacterium genome has a segment encoding these proteins:
- a CDS encoding helix-turn-helix transcriptional regulator translates to MRRTLKHFRSKALARPEVKREYERLGEEFEFLDEILKARAEAGLTQADVAARIGTTQSAVARLESADAKHSPSVATLQRYASALGYKLQVRLVKPRGLTTRSTRTARGRAAG, encoded by the coding sequence ATGAGAAGGACTCTTAAGCATTTCAGGTCGAAGGCGTTGGCTCGTCCCGAGGTGAAGCGGGAGTACGAGCGTCTTGGCGAGGAGTTTGAGTTTCTGGACGAGATTCTTAAGGCGCGCGCGGAGGCTGGGCTCACTCAGGCCGATGTGGCCGCCCGAATTGGCACCACGCAGTCTGCGGTGGCCCGGTTGGAATCTGCTGATGCGAAGCATTCCCCGTCGGTTGCGACCTTGCAGCGCTATGCATCGGCGTTGGGCTACAAGCTCCAGGTCAGGCTCGTTAAGCCTCGAGGTCTAACCACGCGCTCAACGCGGACCGCCCGAGGGCGGGCGGCCGGTTAG
- a CDS encoding type II toxin-antitoxin system RelE/ParE family toxin, whose protein sequence is MNWRVTFYSPSLEGEILGLPTGFVARFLRYAERMEVYGPDLGMPHTRAMGSGLFELRLKAAEGIARILFCTVKGREIVMLHQFTKKSEKTPRKELEIAKRRMKEVKDEKDS, encoded by the coding sequence GTGAACTGGAGGGTCACTTTCTACAGCCCATCCCTGGAGGGAGAGATCCTTGGTCTTCCGACCGGTTTTGTCGCCCGATTTCTGCGGTACGCCGAGCGTATGGAAGTCTATGGACCGGATCTCGGCATGCCACATACCCGGGCTATGGGCAGCGGGCTGTTTGAGCTGCGCCTGAAGGCGGCTGAAGGCATCGCACGCATCCTTTTCTGTACGGTGAAGGGCCGAGAAATCGTGATGCTTCACCAGTTCACAAAGAAGTCTGAAAAGACGCCTCGGAAGGAACTGGAAATCGCCAAGCGGCGAATGAAGGAAGTGAAAGATGAGAAGGACTCTTAA